DNA sequence from the Uloborus diversus isolate 005 chromosome 1, Udiv.v.3.1, whole genome shotgun sequence genome:
ACATATCTGAAGTGACACCCTCTGAAGGACTTAAGATGCTTGTAGACTACATTATGAAAGTATACGCCCCAGTTTGGTTTGAAATCAAAAGGCATCCATCAGTGAAGTTTGGACTCAAGCACATCTTCAAAGCTATTCAGTGGTCACGTCAACTACCCGATAGTGTAAAGCATATCATTGATCCTGTGATGCAGAGGAATGCTTTCTTTTGTCATCCGGAAAATATAATGGCAGTAGACGAAAGAATCCATGTTCGGCAGTTAGCTTTTCGAAGGTTGCTAAAAGCTAGAAATCAAGAGCCCAAAAGGAAATCCGTGCGTACATTTCAACCTCCGACCATCAATTTTGCTGCTTCAGATTACATTGAACTGATTGACTGGTCTCAGTGTAAACTTTCACCTCCTCCAGCAATGAACCATGTGTCAAATGAGAGCTTAGAACAACTGATTGGTAGTAATGTTTTTCCGGAGTTTGACCCGATGAAATTTCCTTGCCATACTCAAAGTGTGGAAAGAATAGTAAAACTGGTAACTGAGTCTTGTACAAAAGTTTGCGGGGAAGAAAATAGAGATGGTTTCATAAGAGCAACACTGCTCTCAAGATCAGTCATGCCATCGTTTAACTTTAAAAGTGAATTCAAGACAATGTCTAAAGATGATAAGTAAACTTAAATTCACTATCATGCTAGCCAAGAATTGGTgaatgtaaatatgtaaatattgtaaaaaacaccCCTACATTTGGATGGATGGTTTGGTAGGGAGTGGGTGGAACTCGAAGTGCAGCCACCTCCCCGTGGTGAGTTCTGGGTAGTTTCAATGTCTTTGAGACGAGCTAAGAGCTGCTGCACACATACATGCATCGAtcacactttcatttttaagtggagttaaaaccttttaactattaattttggtacaacgatgtgatttaaatatagtcaaaaatgtccgaattcaccgatttattaccattttataactttttttgcgaaccaaaattattttaaaacagcaataaaaccatttttaaaataaaatgtatgttacatactgttgtttttttggtgttggataaaaaaaacataattagaatttttttttcaacattatgaaaatttttgaaaaaaattgatttttttcgtaactttaggcgacatgcgcgaactatagatgataatttagaatttttttattatttttcccgaattcagggtacaaaactgcaacttttgaggggtaatcggataccaaattcgaaaaaacgtttttttcgaaccaccctaatgggtatgattgaattaatttaaacaaaatttaatgctaaacttacagcacagcattgtacttacaaaattattttttcccataattACGATATAATTCTGCATTTTTGATGTCTTCGtaatattcatgttttttttttttttttttcatttagcaaCAAGTTTGTATGTGCATcacatgcaatacattttttaatactttctttcTACATCACTTACTACAGTAGTATCACATAGtgcaaaaacataaattaaagaatggaaaagaCCCGTGCTTTTGGGGAAAGGAATTCTGAGAGCATGAGAAAAAAACTgtgttccccctccccctctcgtcctccccccccccccaaatctgaATAACTCTGTTTGCTAAAATAAGGACTCAATAAAAAGTTGATCGAGTTCATGATCGATGAAGAGTGAATTACTGATCGATATTATTGATACTAAATTGGTCAATGTTCATTCGTACGAAACTTCAACGTGATcattatctttacttataataaagctgaaagtctctctgtccggatgatgtctgtaggatgtctggatgtctggatctatgtgacgcgcatagcgcctaaaccgttcggccgattttcatgaaatttggcacaaatttagtttgtagtatggggatttgcacctcgaagcgatttttcaaaaattcgatttgttctttttctattcaaattttaagaacaaaaatataataagatggacgagtaaattacgaaattatcataacgtgtaaccgtaacatgggtacaagccaattggtgagaaaactcaccatacattatttgtaaatatacaggcgaaccaaaagaccttttagtttttctattacgggcaaagccgtgcgagtaccactagtttaacataaatttaaaattgtactttcggaaacaatttcacctcaaaacaaaacaaataaaaatcctTTCGAACAGAACTTAAAAGATTGGCAAGCGATGGcatatctaaaataattttttaaaaagcaagatGCTTGATTTGAACGAACTGGAGTAAGACGAGTTGCGAGAGAACTCTCGCAaattctggttgtgttggtgagctttttgcactgatgaagaggctccattgtagccttgaaatagctatatgctgtattttcttgaatatttgtgctttatttacgttgttttttgaccttaatcatattgtagcacaaagcttatatgataatttttcatttcgttatgTTATATAGTCTATTAAAACATaagaaaaagcaaatttacagtagaacgAACAAAAGAACGGTTCTTAACATTTAAAGACGATGTAccttcttaacaaaaaaataagcagaatcgcaaacAAGGATGATGAGCacactatttaaaataaaatgacctATTACTACTTGATTAAAAGTACTTACAACTTCactgttattggatgataattggggacaGATAAAGGAATGTGGGAATGCGTCATATCCGATTTTGATTTGTATGTATCCTATTTATAAACAGTTTTGTGTCCTTGTTTctgactactggagcacttaccctatttaaaaatcaattgacTTGCTCATGTTATGCCTCGGATTCCggttttctaaaaacaattctTGCAGCTCTGCTAATGCACGTAGAAAGAAATTTTATCTAATGCAAAAAATTCCCAGCTTTCAAAtgactaaattttaaaaagtgcataaaaTACCCTTTCATCTGCcatattattaaatttatgtgaaaaatgataTTAGATTTGAAGTAGAAcagtaaaaaatagaaatttcaatTCTCCAATTTTCGGAAAACAATAATAGGACTGAATTATTAccgatttctttaaaatattactagttacctaaatttaaatttcgaaatattcACGTCCACTTACAAAACATAGTTGAACATTTGAAAAGAATTCGAAAGTTTTTATACAGTCCTAAATAGAAGGAGAATATATTGTGCCCTTGCTTTCCATCAGCAAGTAAGCTATAAAAAAGGATAATACCAATTAGGTAAATTTGGCAAGTGACGGAAAATTCTGCCCACAGTAGTGTTAAAATTCTCAAGAGGCAAGTTCTTTATTGTAAATGAAATATGTCATAAATTTAAACACCGCTTTGAGAAATAGTTTATGACGGAAATGAGATGTTAAGTAGACACCCATTTTAATTAGAGAGGTTACGAAGGAAGTGCCAACAGTGCATAAAATAAcgcaattataattaaaaataatgattaaatcaTATGTGAAGCGCCTTATTATACTCTGACCGTAATTACGGTATCTACCCTTCCTGCTAAAGTTCTATACTTAATTAGATGCGTCGCCTTTAGTTAGGCtgttaaaattaaagtattaataaACTTTCGAAATTGTGTTTAATATTGATTcctatgtttagaaaaaaaatgtaaagaaaaaataataagaagaaaaagtaatacattttcttgaaGAACAgcttttgtcttttattttttaaaaataatttcttgtatttttatcgttggttaaaaaaagaaaaaaaaacaataatataaattatattaaaacttaCTCCGGGTTCAGAGATATTCCAAATAAGGATGCACAatgtttcgattattttttttctaaacaaaaattatAAGCAAATTAATGCGCATGATTCGACACTtttagaatttcagaaaaaaaaaagtggtaaatTCTACTGTAAAATATAACGTTTACACTGCAGAAAATGTTTACTgtgaaatttgaaggaaaaagtAAGCAACTTCAACACTAATTGGGACTAATGGAGCGAAGCATAACCTTTTCCACTTCCTGAGGATCCTCCAGTTAAAACCGCTCTGCTTTCAACTATCTCTTTATCACAAAACGCAACTAGCCACATTTTATTATTaagatgtattgttttttttttttttttttttttgtcaagttcTAACAATTTACTTGTTTTAATATCATAGCTGCCAACCTTAAGACAAAAAAATAGGAGcaccgaagaaaaaaaataggagcaccgagggttaaaataggagcatgaAGTTGAAGTActaaaatgcgtatttttttaatatttctgctcgattttcaacaaaactacaactcggaaaaatcaaaaaagaattttcatttaaaaagattatgcagttacatacatttttaaatgaattaatttcattcCATGAAATTACAAGCAAGTctggaatttttcattttaaaaattcaaatggttGGAATTTTGTTAACTTAAGGTAATATTGCATAATAGGCCACAGCAAAAAATCCAAACATAAAAACACAATTCTAATGGCACTATTAATTTTCCTATTGCataaatagatttttaaattacaatgatCTGATTACCTGAAGTCAAATCAGTTTTaacttgaaataaattattatgcAATTACACAAGAAACACAcaatcacaaaaaatattaatcaaattaaattatttgtttaaattttatgcaACTGTTGTAGCTGATTTTGCTTTGTTCAAAAACTCCTTATCATAATTTTGCAAGTAACAAGCATCAGTAATTTGAGATTTTGCAATGAGAATTGCTTGCAGGGTCGATATGTTCATAGAGCTTCTGAAAACAGTTTTGTTCCTCCGAACAAGACTAAATATGCGCTCACAGGTGGCATTACTATTTGGGTTTGTCAGTATCCCTAGCATAACCTCGCTTAACTTTTCATACAACGGCTGTCCAAGAGGTCCAATTTCTTTGGACAACATAGCCCATTGTCCATCTGTTCAAGAAAGAAGTCCATTCATATCTTCAAGCATATTAAATATGCGTGAagatataaaatttgttttttacattATGAGCAATTCATGCTAATGAATTATAATTTGATAAACTCATCACACATATAAAATTATGAGTTTTTCAGATAGTAcacaaatcaaaaattaatactttttgcgagagttttaaaaatactctCTTCAAGATATTTATCTTTGATTCAGGTTCTGAAAGGTTCTGGAAGGGAGAAAAACATAAAAGATAACTACGGAAATAAACAAAATGCAATGGAGACGTAAACTTGAACTTTGTTTTCTGTTAAAGTTTACAATAGCATAAAGCGTAAGAAGAAATACTCTGGGAGAATAACCAACAAGAAAAGTTCGTATTTGACTtggaaaattgaaactaaataaTTTAACTCCCTGCTGAAAGCTCATAAATATACTTCAGCAACGCGATTTCATCCAGTTCTCCGTTCTCTCTGATTTTGTTTGCTCTCCCAGCTGCGTAGCCCTTGTTTTATTGTTACTGGAAGTCGGCGAGTATCAATAATAAATATCAATTGTTTTCTTTCGAGATTAAATACAGTAAACTGTAACCATAATAAGAAATCATGATCACttctatgtattttattttctcgATCGTAGAGTCAAAGAAAACCAAAGATAAATGTGTTTTCGATCGTTTGCTAAACCTAATTCGGTAAAAAGATAATCTATAGAATGTGGATCAGTAAAAAAAGATgatggggggggaggggcattcaattctaaaaaaattaaaaaaaactgcaaaactaaATGCCAAATCTGGTGATAAAAAAAGATGGGTACACATATAggccaaagaaaagaaaaaaccgtTTGGTTTAAGTGTTTTACTAatgtgtatatttttatgttcaaTCGGTTTTATGAACCATTTTTTCTTAATCGATACTTGAAGctgcgagaagcaaagggatgttagtggacatgagtaaaatgcatttaagcAAAACGGATTTTAACTTCCGGTTCTAGGTAGGTTtccaataaaagttttttttgttttttttttcatatatatatatatatatatatatatatatatatatatatatatatatatatatatatatatatatatatatatatatatatatatatatatatatatatatatatatatatatatatatatatatatatatatatatatatatatatatatatatatatatatatatatatatatatatatatatatgtgtgtgtgtgtgtgtgtgtgtgtgtgtgtgtgtgtccttatattaattaacaatatattttcttataaaatataccaaaatttaattgttcttgaaattgagcaatactctaaaataaagtatGTACCTTATTTCTTCACAATTTTACTACCTAGTTTCTAAAATTACCTCAAATTGCAATGTATTATAGAATACTACttgccataaaatatttttttatattttggaaaaatttactttGATGCTATGTTCTGTTATTATGTTTTTTGTGTGTGAACacttagcctttttttttaaagtaacttgGAGCTGACTTTTGAACATTAAGAACATAACATTTGTACGGTGACATGCGGGGTGTGGGCACAATAACTGAACAAATTAGAAACATAAACAactataaagtaagacaaaacaacgttagaagaattTACACACACAAGTATTAACATTAGGTTTTCTTAACGAGATCTACACAGAGACTGAAACATAGTTACTGCGGAGCATGCGTCGACGATCGTTCCCTCTAGCGGTGGGTTCTTCTTGTGTATTTACCTCGAACATTCCTCCCACCTTGAAACACTGCTGTTtcaatatgaaatatttaaatgttactataaatacaaaaagtaattaaaatatgaataatgcAATTATGAATATAAAAACTAGcaatttaactaaaataaaatgtaaaataaagtttaaaagtcAATCATTGTCCATTGGCAGTTTGCATAACTTAACAATGGGTCTATTAAGCAGTTCGTCAGAAGTTTTTACTGCTACTACTCTAAAACAACCGTCTTTTCTTGGAAAAACCTCTGAGATGCGTCCCAGACGCCACTTTAGCGGGGGTAAGTTTTCCCAGATCCAGTACGAGGTTTTCAACTTTCAAATTGGGTTTTCTGGAAAACCACTTTGGTCGTTGCTGTAAACGGGTCACGTACTAGGAACTCCAACGTCTCCAGAAGTGCTGCAATAGACGTTGCGTCAACTGCCAGCGTGTCAGATGGTTGCGTTTAGAAGATGTAAAATCTGTTTCTGGAACAGCGTTTAGAGGACCACCAGCAAGAAAGTGTCCTGGTGTGAGCACTGAAAGATCATTTCGATCACCTGACAGAGGTGAGAGAGGACGAGAATTGAGACATGCCTCAACTTGCACTATGATCGTGTACAACTCTTCGTAAGTTAATATTACGTTTGATATGATGCGCTTAAGATGGAATTTTACAGATTTGATGCCCGCTTCCCAAATGCCTCCCATGTGAGGAGCAGCTAGTGGGTTGAAGTGCCAGTTGACACCTTCATCAGGTAAGTAATGACCTATTTTCTCGTTATGGTTTGGTGATTTGAATAATGCATGAAGTGCGTCAAGTTTCTTCTTCACACCAATAAAATTAGTGCCGCAATCACTGTAAATGTCAGAACATTTACCGCGACGTGAAATAAAACGTTTAAAGGCAGTTATGAAGGCATTTGTTGACAAATCACTATTTAGTTCACAGTGAATTTCTCTAGTTGAAAAGCACATAAATAGACATAGATATGCCTTGCAGGTTTTTGCTCTGGAGCTGTTTGACATCCGTATGGAGAAAGGGCCACCATAGTCAACGCCACATTTAAGAAATGGTTGGGATGGCGTTACTCGTGCAGCTGGCAAATAGCCTAACATGTGCTGAGCGCTTTGAGCTTTAATCTTGGCACAAGTCATGCATTTCCTAATGCATTGTCGAATAGTATCTCTAGCAGATAGCATCCAGTATTCACCTTAAATGCACGCTTGAAATAACTGAGGTCCGGCATGTAAGTTTGTTACATGTAATGAAGAAATCAACAGGTCTGTGAAAAAACTGCGTTTTGGTAACAAAACgggacatttttgattttccggTAGGTTTGCATGGCGAAGACGACCGCCCACCCTGAGCAAACCGTCATTATCAAGGAACGGATTTAGAGACAAGATCTTACTCTTTGTAGGTAGTGCGCGAGAATATTTCAAACAGTCTATTTCTGGGTGGAAATTATGTTCTTGAACTTGTTTGATCCAGAATTTGAGTGCATGATCAAGTTCTTGTGATGTCAGcagttctaaattttattttttcctttgaacCTTTGAAATTGTAAATAAACCTGAAACAATAAGCTGTAACTCTCTTCAGTTTGGAGAGCGAGGAAAATTTATGCAATAATTTTAGAGTGTCTTTATTTTCTGCTGTCGCTGTTGCGACGTGGGTTGCAGGtacggttttcttttcttctgcgCGAATTTCATCAGTTTCAATGTACTGGAATGGTTTGTGCGAGATATCTTCTTGCGAATACAAGAAATCAGGGCCTTGCCACCACAGCGGGAAGTTCTGTAACTGTTCAAAAGTCATTCCCCGTGATGCACTGTCTGCTGGATTAAATTTGCCGTCTACGTGGTTCCAAAGAGCTTCAGGAACAAGTTCATGAATCTTTGCTACTCTATGCGCAACAAAAGTTTTCCACCGGCTAGAGTCTGATGCTAGCCAGCAAAAAACAATTGTGGAGTCTGCCCAGCATAATGTCTTAACTGAATCGAATTGTAGCGCTCGAGACGTAAAATGAATAAGTTTAGCGAACAGAAAGCCACCACAGAGTTCAATTCGAggaagagaaacaaattttataggtGATACTCTGGTCTTGCTAGTAACCAGTCGCACGTTaatgttaaagcttgaccacgaaaaaaAGGCAGATGACCTTGacgcgaaacatcatttgtatcgtttgtaattggtagaatctgccagaaagcactgAATAGTAAGATGCATGGTCTCGCtcatcctatctattccaaaataataacaaaacacctattacaaatgatacaaatgatgtttttgtttcaaggtcatccgccttcttttcgtggtcaagctatacc
Encoded proteins:
- the LOC129219765 gene encoding uncharacterized protein LOC129219765: MLSARDTIRQCIRKCMTCAKIKAQSAQHMLGYLPAARVTPSQPFLKCGVDYGGPFSIRMSNSSRAKTCKAYLCLFMCFSTREIHCELNSDLSTNAFITAFKRFISRRGKCSDIYSDCGTNFIGVKKKLDALHALFKSPNHNEKIGHYLPDEGVNWHFNPLAAPHMGGIWEAGIKSVKFHLKRIISNVILTYEELYTIIVQVEACLNSRPLSPLSGDRNDLSVLTPGHFLAGGPLNAVPETDFTSSKRNHLTRWQLTQRLLQHFWRHGQWAMLSKEIGPLGQPLYEKLSEVMLGILTNPNSNATCERIFSLVRRNKTVFRSSMNISTLQAILIAKSQITDACYLQNYDKEFLNKAKSATTVA